Within the Rhea pennata isolate bPtePen1 chromosome 19, bPtePen1.pri, whole genome shotgun sequence genome, the region CCCGAGTAGATGTAGTAGGTGCGCTTGGGGTGCAgggccgcccccggcggctCGGGCACGGCGCAGGGCGCGGGGGGCATGTAGTGATGCACCAGCTTGAGCACGCAGTCGAAGCGGGGCACGGGCTGGCTGCTGCGCGGGTCGCTCTGCAGCGAGAAGCTGCCGCCCTCGCACTGGATGCGCAGGTTCTTGGTGCCCGACTCCGTCTTGACGCTGAGGGTGAAGAAGTGCCGCTGGTCCGAGCTGTCCCTGATGAGGAAGGTGCCGGCCGGCTCGGCGCTCAGCAGCAGGTTGGCCTCGCCGCCCGTCACCGTGCTCCAGTAGAAGCCGCTCTCCTGCAGCTTGCGCACGGTGTTCACCACCAGCTGGTACTCGCTCTTGGAGCTGAACGTCTTGAGGCGCAGGCTGGTGTCCAGGGGGCGGCTCATCCCGGCGGCGGGGAACTTGCTGTGGGTGACCATGGCGCAGGGAGCCAGCTTTGCGCGCTCGGGCTGCTCTGCCGGGAGCAGCGGCTGCTACACCATCACCTGCGGCAGAGACGGCACTGAGCACCGGCCCCGTGTCCGTCCCCCCCGCGGGGCACCCGCTCCCTGGAGGGCACCGCGGCCCCGTGTCCCCCCTTCCCCCGGGGACATCCGCTCCCCGGGGGCACCGCGGCCCCGTGTCCGTCCCCCCCGCGGGGCACCCGCTCCCTGGAGGGCACCgctgccctgtgtcccccctTCCCCCGGGGACATCCGCTCCCCGGGGGCACCGCGGCCCCGTGTCCGTCCCCCCCACGGGGCACCCACTCCCTGGAGGGCACCGCGGCCCCGTGTCTGTCCCCCCCGCGGGGCACCCGCTCCCTGGAGGGCACCGCGGCCCCGTGTCCCCCCTTCCCCCGGGGACATCCGCTCCCCGGGGGCACCGCGGCCCCGTGTCCGTCCCCCCCACGGGGCACCCGCTCCCTGGAGGGCACCGCGGCCCCGTGTCCCCCCTTCCCCCGGGGACATCCGCTCCCCGGGGGCACCACGGCCCCGTGTCCGTCCCCCCCGCGGGGCACCCACTCCCTGGAGGGCACCGCGGCCCCGTGTCCCCCCTTCCCCCGGGGACATCCGCTCCCCGGGGGCACCACGGCCCCGTGTCCGCCCCTCTGGAGACACCCGGTTCTCCCGGGGGCACCGCGGCCCCGTGTCCGCCCCGAcccgtgccgagccgagccgagccgagccgtgcgCGGTACCtggggcgcggagccggcggcggcggcggggcgcggggctcggagcgcggcggcggcggagctgccggggccgcccgcggagGCCTCTTATAGCGGGCGGAGAGCCCGCCCTCCGGTTCCTGGAACTGCGCGGCTTCTTGTAACGCTCCCCGGCGCCCTCCCGCGCcccgcccggctcggcccggctcggctcgccGCCAGGCACCGCCGGCCCATtccgggcagcgcggccgccccctcccgcTCCTCATTCATGCTCTTTCCTTCTAAGAAGAGGTGAGTCCCCGGCcagcccggggccgcggccccgcccgccccggcccgcagccGCGGGCGGCcagcgccggggccggagcgccgcggccccgaCGGGGGCTGCTGCGGGCTGCCCGGCGGCGCAGAGGGGCGAGGGCCGCTGCCCGCCTGCCCCCTGCCCCtggccccggggggggggtcccgcgGATGTGCCCCTGGCTGTGCCCCCGACCGTGCCCCTGGCCCCGGGGGGTCCCGCGAATGTGCCCCCGGCTGTTTCCCCGGCCTCgggcggggggggtgggggggggggaagagctgGTCCTGCggctgtgcccagggctgtaCGCCCTGCCCCGGGGgacgtgggggggggggtccgcgGCTGTGCCCCCGGCTGTAGCTCCGGCCGTGCCCCCGGCCTCGGGAGGGTCCCGCGGCTGTGCCCCTGGCTGTTTCCCCGgcctcggggggggggaggtttcttctgctgtgcccagggctgtgccccccgccccggggggtTCCTGTggctgtgcccagggctgtgccctctgctccggggggggggtctgcggctgtgcccagggctgtgcccccggcacggggggggggagggatcCCACAgctgtgcccagggctgtgccccccgccccggggggtTCCTGTggctgtgcccagggctgtgccctctgctccgggggggggggggggtctgcggctgtgcccagggctgtgcccccggcacggggggggggggatcccacagctgtgcccagggctgtgccccccgccccggggggtTCCTGTggctgtgcccagggctgtgccctctgctccgggggggggggggtctgcggctgtgcccagggctgtgccccCGGCacgagggggggggggatcccacagctgtgcccagggctgtgccctctgccccggggggggggggtctgcggctgtgcccagggctgtgccccCGGCACAGGGGGGGGGTCCTGTggctgtgcccagggctgtgccccccgccccggggggggtCCGCAGCTGTGCCCCTGGCtgtggccctggccctgggggGGTCTGCggctctgccccagcccagGGGCCACTCTCGGCTCCCCGTGGCGGCGCCGGGAGCATCCGGGCGGATCGGGTGTCCATGCGGCTCCGGGGTTTATTTCGAGTACAAACattccaggctgctgctgccctcggcTGCACTTCCCAGAAGACCCGCAGGGAAGAAAACCACCCTCCATTTAAGCAGCTGGGCACCGTAAGGGGGGACTGCTCCGCTGCTCTGGGAACGGGCCGGCTCCGCGCCCAgcgcagccctgctcccagcgcCTTGCCCGGACAGCAGTGGGGGGCGACCGGGCAGCGGCGGCTCTGGCAGCCCTCGGGGCGGCTGCCGGGCTCCGTGCTGGCTCCGGGAGCCCCTGGGATGCTCCGCGCGGTTGGCACTTGGCACCCGCGCGGCAGCGGGGAAGAGCATGAGGCGCCTGTCTGCGGAGCAGCCCCTGGGCCCGCGGGGAGCCGCTGGGACGCCTCCTCGCTGGCACGACCGGGACCGTGCCCCCGAGGGATTTCCTCATCTGCCCGC harbors:
- the SOCS3 gene encoding suppressor of cytokine signaling 3, which translates into the protein MVTHSKFPAAGMSRPLDTSLRLKTFSSKSEYQLVVNTVRKLQESGFYWSTVTGGEANLLLSAEPAGTFLIRDSSDQRHFFTLSVKTESGTKNLRIQCEGGSFSLQSDPRSSQPVPRFDCVLKLVHHYMPPAPCAVPEPPGAALHPKRTYYIYSGGEKIPLVLSRPLSSSVSTLQHLCRKTVNGHLDSYEKMTQLPGPIKEFLDQYDAPL